The Pseudobacteriovorax antillogorgiicola genome has a window encoding:
- a CDS encoding sensor histidine kinase, with product MTAGTDASTNAHLLGWLWLAGISVIYLLSRTTRYRLAAHAYVIASTVLLISVPLRNPGIFHTFVTVSFFYILSIYIVTVFNRPTNILWVLGIAVACYYLCELAEMPTLTTINAIATLLMISSLTTLLNHLRKRNFDKRLNMESQVTEQRLNIEYLKKTEASNKLMLLGEISSGIAHEIKNPLTAIAGKALVLKTRASNGKLTHDECIRHTEQILKTVELVSKIITNVQRMAHSGDQSQREVKPLQSMIQTAVEMTREKLRRYQVNLEEPKIDPSIRLNCDEVQITQVMINLISNAIDAVAALDKKWIRIEAHREDPGDHIFVRFIDSGQGIPRDIQRKIMTPFYTTKSQGEGTGMGLSFCRRIIEQHDGEFGIDTSFPNTCFYFRLAITDVKAVERQAS from the coding sequence ACTCGGTATCGGCTAGCTGCCCATGCCTACGTAATTGCTAGCACCGTTCTCCTGATAAGTGTTCCATTGCGGAATCCAGGAATCTTCCACACATTTGTAACTGTCTCGTTCTTCTATATTCTATCAATCTACATCGTTACGGTTTTTAATCGCCCGACGAACATCCTATGGGTCCTAGGCATTGCTGTTGCATGCTATTACTTATGCGAACTCGCAGAGATGCCAACCCTCACCACGATCAATGCGATAGCTACCTTGCTGATGATTTCAAGCCTTACAACTCTCTTGAATCACCTTAGGAAACGAAACTTTGACAAGCGTTTGAACATGGAGTCACAGGTCACCGAGCAAAGGCTCAATATTGAATATCTGAAAAAAACTGAAGCCAGCAATAAGCTGATGCTACTTGGTGAGATATCAAGCGGCATTGCTCATGAGATCAAGAACCCACTAACTGCAATCGCAGGCAAAGCGTTGGTACTAAAGACCCGAGCATCCAACGGTAAACTCACCCATGATGAGTGTATTCGCCACACCGAACAAATCCTTAAAACTGTTGAGTTGGTTAGTAAAATCATTACCAACGTGCAACGTATGGCACATAGCGGTGACCAGAGTCAGAGAGAGGTGAAGCCACTTCAAAGTATGATACAAACCGCTGTTGAAATGACTCGTGAAAAGCTAAGGCGATATCAAGTAAACCTAGAGGAACCCAAAATCGACCCTAGTATTCGCCTCAACTGTGACGAGGTCCAGATAACACAGGTTATGATCAACCTTATCTCTAATGCGATTGATGCTGTCGCCGCACTTGATAAAAAGTGGATCAGAATTGAAGCTCATCGAGAAGATCCTGGAGATCATATATTCGTCCGCTTTATTGACAGTGGCCAAGGAATTCCCCGAGACATCCAGCGGAAGATCATGACACCATTCTATACAACGAAGAGTCAAGGGGAAGGCACTGGTATGGGCTTAAGCTTCTGTCGCAGAATCATAGAACAGCACGATGGGGAATTTGGTATCGACACTTCGTTTCCCAATACATGTTTCTATTTTCGACTTGCCATCACCGATGTCAAAGCAGTTGAAAGGCAGGCGAGTTAA